In one Clostridia bacterium genomic region, the following are encoded:
- a CDS encoding VacB/RNase II family 3'-5' exoribonuclease, translated as MSAEELAQALEVRNLGPFLALLGSMEADGDIVLTRKHRYGIPERMGLVVGCLQGHPRGYAFLIPDDAAREDVFVPRSGLNGAMHRDRVIVRINRSAALAGGQAEGEVIRILKRGSQRLVGTFERVRQHGFVAPDDQRIGTDILIPRGAAAGAKPHDKVVVEITAWPSARRGPEGRVVEVLGREGEPGVDVLSIIKQHDLPLEFPAAVLAEAKKVPQEVTAFDRHGRRDLRDLLMVTIDGEDAKDLDDAVSLVPEKGNTYQLGVHIADVSYYVREGSRLDAEAFRRGTSVYLVDRVIPMLPPQLSNGICSLNAGVDRLALSVLMRVSYRGRVLDYEIVPSVIHVHKRLTYNLVRQLIEEKDRELRQEHRELVPMLERMGRLATALRQKRLAGGAIDFDLPEAKVILDERGRPKEVVRAVRSLADQIIEEFMILANETVARHLEANGLPGVYRVHEDPDPEKISNLNKFLGPLG; from the coding sequence ATGTCAGCTGAGGAGTTGGCCCAGGCCTTAGAAGTGAGGAATCTTGGGCCTTTCTTGGCTTTACTTGGCTCCATGGAGGCCGATGGTGATATTGTCTTAACCCGCAAGCATCGCTATGGAATTCCTGAGCGGATGGGGTTGGTGGTAGGCTGCCTGCAAGGCCATCCCCGCGGCTATGCCTTCTTGATACCTGATGATGCTGCCAGGGAAGATGTCTTTGTTCCTCGGTCGGGGCTTAATGGGGCCATGCATCGAGATCGGGTAATAGTGCGCATCAACCGGTCAGCAGCCTTGGCTGGCGGGCAGGCGGAGGGCGAAGTAATTCGTATCCTGAAGCGCGGCAGCCAGCGGCTGGTGGGAACCTTCGAACGAGTCCGCCAGCACGGGTTTGTTGCCCCTGATGACCAGCGCATTGGAACCGACATCCTAATACCCCGGGGAGCAGCCGCGGGGGCCAAGCCTCATGACAAGGTAGTGGTGGAGATTACTGCCTGGCCCTCAGCCCGGCGGGGGCCTGAAGGCAGGGTGGTGGAGGTTTTAGGCCGGGAGGGAGAACCAGGGGTAGACGTGCTGAGCATCATTAAGCAGCATGACCTGCCGCTGGAGTTTCCTGCGGCTGTATTGGCTGAAGCCAAGAAGGTACCCCAGGAAGTCACTGCTTTTGACCGGCACGGCCGACGGGATTTACGGGACTTATTGATGGTTACCATCGATGGCGAGGACGCCAAGGATCTAGATGATGCCGTCTCTTTGGTTCCGGAAAAGGGCAATACTTACCAGTTGGGAGTCCATATCGCCGATGTCAGTTACTACGTCCGTGAGGGAAGCCGCTTGGACGCTGAGGCCTTCCGGCGCGGAACCAGTGTCTACTTGGTAGACCGGGTGATTCCCATGCTGCCGCCCCAGCTTTCCAATGGTATTTGCAGCCTCAACGCGGGAGTAGACCGGCTGGCCCTTTCGGTATTGATGCGGGTGAGTTATCGAGGTCGAGTCCTAGACTACGAAATTGTCCCCTCGGTTATCCATGTGCACAAGCGGCTCACCTACAACTTAGTGCGCCAGCTCATTGAGGAGAAAGACCGGGAGCTGCGCCAGGAGCACCGGGAGCTGGTACCAATGCTTGAGCGCATGGGCCGGCTAGCCACCGCCCTGCGGCAAAAGCGGCTGGCCGGTGGTGCCATTGATTTTGACCTCCCCGAAGCCAAAGTAATTCTGGATGAACGGGGCCGCCCTAAAGAAGTAGTGCGAGCGGTACGATCGCTGGCCGACCAAATCATCGAGGAGTTCATGATCTTGGCCAATGAGACGGTAGCCCGGCACCTGGAGGCCAACGGGTTACCGGGAGTATACCGGGTGCACGAGGACCCCGATCCAGAAAAGATTTCCAACTTGAACAAGTTTTTAGGACCCCTGGGC